A window of Polyodon spathula isolate WHYD16114869_AA chromosome 22, ASM1765450v1, whole genome shotgun sequence contains these coding sequences:
- the LOC121297605 gene encoding histone H4 type VIII-like, whose translation MSGHGKGGKGLGKGGAIRHCKVLCDNIQGITKPVIHRLARRGGVKRISRLVYEDTCGVLVVFLENVIRDAVTYTEHVKRKIVTTMDVVYALKC comes from the coding sequence ATGTCTGGTCATGGCAAGGGAGGTAAAGGACTCGGAAAAGGGGGTGCTATTCGTCATTGTAAAGTTCTCTGTGATAACATCCAGGGCATCACCAAGCCCGTTATCCACCGCCTGGCTCGCCGCGGAGGAGTGAAGCGAATCTCCCGGCTGGTCTATGAAGATACCTGCGGGGTGCTGGTAGTTTTCCTGGAGAATGTGATCCGGGATGCCGTCACCTACACTGAGCATGTTAAGAGAAAGATTGTCACCACTATGGATGTAGTGTATGCTCTGAAGTGCTAG